The following proteins are encoded in a genomic region of Burkholderia cepacia:
- a CDS encoding transporter substrate-binding domain-containing protein, with protein MLAIAASVASGEAAAAGATLRFGTDPTYPPYEYKTPDGRLAGLDIDIGNAVCAAAQVRCVWVESSFDGLVAGLAARKFDAIDASMAPTAARRRVMDFTQPLYAADIRLVAARDRRLMPEPASLAGKRIGVLQGSTQAAFVKANWEPRGVVMHEYSDQNSIYADLANGRLDGTLVLGTAARLGFLDKPQGARFMLSGPRIDDPAIAGAASVIGVRKGDAQTLRLLDAALARLKADGTIARLERQHLGAGGGAE; from the coding sequence ATGCTGGCCATCGCCGCATCGGTGGCCTCGGGCGAGGCCGCCGCCGCCGGCGCGACGCTGCGTTTCGGCACCGACCCGACCTATCCGCCCTACGAATACAAGACGCCTGACGGCCGGCTCGCGGGCCTCGACATCGACATCGGCAACGCGGTGTGTGCGGCGGCGCAGGTGCGCTGCGTGTGGGTCGAGAGCAGTTTCGACGGCCTCGTCGCGGGGCTCGCCGCGCGCAAGTTCGATGCGATCGACGCGTCGATGGCGCCGACTGCCGCACGGCGGCGCGTGATGGATTTCACGCAGCCGCTCTACGCGGCCGACATCCGGCTCGTGGCCGCGCGCGACCGCCGGCTGATGCCCGAGCCGGCATCGCTGGCCGGCAAGCGGATCGGCGTGCTGCAGGGTTCGACGCAGGCCGCGTTCGTGAAGGCGAACTGGGAGCCGCGCGGCGTCGTCATGCACGAATACTCGGACCAGAACAGTATCTATGCGGATCTCGCGAACGGCCGTCTCGACGGCACGCTGGTGCTCGGTACGGCCGCGCGGCTCGGCTTCCTCGACAAGCCGCAAGGCGCGCGCTTCATGCTGTCTGGGCCGCGCATCGACGATCCCGCGATCGCCGGCGCCGCGAGCGTGATCGGCGTGCGCAAGGGCGACGCGCAAACGCTGCGGCTGCTCGACGCGGCGCTGGCGCGGTTGAAGGCGGATGGCACGATCGCACGCCTCGAGCGGCAGCATCTCGGCGCGGGCGGCGGCGCCGAGTGA
- a CDS encoding GNAT family N-acetyltransferase — translation MTALPDVTLRLTDTEQPAARDFISRKLGEFNHAMTGRSDAAALDVYVTDPATGEILGGLTGRTSLGLFFIDLFYLPESLRGGGFGSRLLREAEAEAKRRGCARAVLYTISFQAPDFYRKQGYEPFGEVPCEPEGTARVFMVKVL, via the coding sequence ATGACAGCCCTTCCCGACGTTACCCTGCGACTGACCGACACCGAGCAGCCGGCCGCACGAGACTTCATCAGCCGCAAGCTCGGCGAATTCAATCACGCGATGACGGGGCGCTCGGATGCGGCCGCGCTCGACGTCTACGTGACCGACCCGGCCACCGGAGAGATTCTGGGCGGACTGACCGGCCGGACGTCGCTCGGCCTCTTTTTCATCGATCTGTTCTACCTGCCCGAATCGCTGCGCGGCGGCGGCTTCGGCAGCCGGCTGCTGCGCGAGGCCGAAGCGGAAGCGAAGCGCCGCGGATGTGCGCGTGCGGTGCTGTACACGATCTCGTTCCAGGCGCCGGATTTCTACCGGAAGCAGGGTTACGAGCCGTTCGGCGAAGTGCCGTGCGAGCCGGAAGGGACCGCGCGCGTGTTCATGGTGAAGGTGCTTTGA
- a CDS encoding GNAT family N-acetyltransferase, with product MDRAEHISIEPAISLAADELDQCDFSFDIAWELNAPYQDLLDLRALPARRKDYGFDPAGWADEASGKTALFRATAGGQFAGFVAVSQSWNGMAEIAELAVDREHRRLGIGQFLLAAAEAWARNHGFGFMRLETQANNVAACSTYARAGFALGGHDRFLYADGENAGEVALFWYKDLRDGQTARIRTVDPESMRPVR from the coding sequence ATGGACCGAGCCGAGCACATCAGCATCGAACCGGCGATCTCGCTTGCCGCCGACGAACTGGACCAATGCGACTTCTCGTTCGACATCGCATGGGAGCTGAATGCGCCGTATCAGGATTTGCTCGACCTTCGCGCACTGCCCGCGCGCCGCAAGGACTACGGGTTCGATCCGGCCGGCTGGGCGGACGAAGCGTCGGGCAAGACTGCGCTCTTTCGCGCGACCGCCGGCGGGCAGTTCGCCGGGTTCGTGGCGGTCAGCCAGAGCTGGAACGGCATGGCCGAGATCGCCGAACTGGCCGTCGACCGGGAACATCGACGCCTCGGTATCGGGCAATTCCTGCTGGCGGCAGCGGAAGCCTGGGCGCGCAATCACGGGTTCGGCTTCATGCGGCTGGAAACGCAGGCGAACAATGTCGCGGCCTGTTCCACCTATGCGCGCGCGGGCTTCGCGCTCGGCGGCCACGACCGCTTCCTGTATGCGGATGGCGAGAACGCCGGCGAAGTCGCGCTGTTCTGGTACAAGGACTTGCGCGACGGGCAGACTGCGCGAATCCGCACGGTCGACCCGGAATCGATGCGGCCGGTGCGCTGA
- the tam gene encoding trans-aconitate 2-methyltransferase translates to MTTPLDQYANQYVQFEDERTRPVRDLLAAVPKTPIHTAIDIGCGPGNSTEALIARAPDATIHGIDASADMVAATRKRLPALRFDLADVATWDDPGGYDLILSNAVLQWVPAHDTLFPMLVGRLAPGGHLAVQMPDNLDEPAHRLMRDVAAGGPWAGKLKDAARTERFDARYYYALLSPLCSRVDVWRTTYYHPLRGGADAVVEWFKGSALRPFLAALDDAEQRAFLARYRDAIVGPDGYPVLDDGTVLLPFPRLFIVATRK, encoded by the coding sequence GTGACGACCCCACTCGATCAATACGCGAACCAGTACGTGCAGTTCGAGGACGAACGCACGCGGCCGGTGCGCGACCTCCTGGCCGCCGTGCCGAAGACGCCCATCCATACCGCGATCGACATCGGCTGCGGGCCCGGCAATTCGACCGAGGCGCTGATTGCACGTGCGCCGGATGCGACGATCCACGGGATCGACGCGTCGGCGGACATGGTCGCGGCCACGCGCAAGCGGCTGCCGGCGTTGCGTTTCGATCTCGCCGATGTCGCCACGTGGGACGATCCGGGCGGCTATGACCTGATCCTGTCGAACGCGGTGCTGCAATGGGTGCCCGCGCACGACACGCTGTTCCCGATGCTCGTCGGCAGGCTCGCGCCGGGCGGCCATCTCGCGGTGCAGATGCCGGACAATCTCGACGAGCCCGCGCACCGGCTGATGCGCGACGTCGCCGCGGGCGGGCCGTGGGCCGGCAAGCTGAAAGACGCGGCGCGCACCGAGCGGTTCGATGCGCGGTACTACTACGCGTTGCTGTCGCCGCTGTGTTCGCGCGTGGACGTGTGGCGAACGACCTACTACCATCCGCTGCGCGGCGGCGCGGACGCGGTCGTCGAATGGTTCAAGGGCAGTGCGCTGCGGCCGTTCCTTGCGGCGCTCGACGACGCCGAACAGCGCGCCTTCCTCGCGCGTTATCGCGACGCGATCGTCGGGCCGGACGGTTACCCGGTACTCGACGACGGCACCGTGCTGCTGCCGTTCCCGCGCCTGTTCATCGTCGCGACGCGCAAGTGA
- a CDS encoding LysR family transcriptional regulator, with product MERGTLKTAQLQMLVAIAEHGTLMAAADALSVSQPAVTKSIKELEARVGVQLLERSGAGVRLTRYGEALLRHARTVVAEIALAERELEAMRSGAGRMLSVGVSLLAASIVVPDALRAFRAARPDVLLNVYECAPTQIIDGLRDGSFDLCVAFVADSDRTAEYRVVPLGTSAQSLGVAHGDPLAGETRLDRLAGAHWLYNHTRDSWPAFWRALCGDGVHAPTPRVTVCTSQRLYGELAREPGVVSVWPDFLLDDPACGGRLVRLQTDANLSPLTLGLMHRKDLVPGASMTAFIECLKRAAHQAP from the coding sequence ATGGAACGCGGCACCCTGAAGACAGCACAGTTGCAGATGCTCGTCGCGATCGCCGAGCACGGCACGCTGATGGCCGCGGCCGACGCGCTGAGCGTGTCGCAGCCGGCCGTCACGAAAAGCATCAAGGAACTCGAAGCGCGCGTCGGCGTGCAGTTGCTCGAACGCAGCGGCGCCGGCGTGCGGCTCACGCGCTACGGCGAGGCGCTGCTGCGCCATGCGCGCACGGTGGTCGCCGAAATCGCACTCGCCGAACGCGAGCTGGAAGCGATGCGCTCCGGGGCCGGGCGCATGCTGTCGGTGGGGGTGTCGCTGCTGGCCGCGTCGATCGTCGTGCCCGACGCGTTGCGTGCGTTCCGCGCCGCGCGCCCCGACGTGTTGCTGAACGTCTACGAATGCGCGCCGACGCAGATCATCGACGGGCTGCGCGACGGTTCGTTCGACTTGTGCGTCGCATTCGTCGCCGACAGCGACCGAACGGCCGAATACCGCGTCGTGCCGCTCGGCACGTCCGCGCAATCGCTTGGCGTGGCGCACGGCGATCCGCTCGCCGGCGAAACGCGCCTCGACCGGCTCGCCGGCGCACATTGGCTCTACAATCACACTCGCGACAGCTGGCCCGCATTCTGGCGCGCGCTCTGCGGCGACGGCGTGCATGCGCCGACGCCGCGCGTGACGGTCTGCACGTCACAGCGGCTCTACGGCGAGCTGGCACGGGAGCCAGGCGTCGTCAGCGTATGGCCGGACTTCCTGCTCGACGACCCGGCGTGCGGCGGCCGGCTGGTGCGGCTGCAGACGGATGCGAACCTGTCGCCGCTGACGCTCGGGCTGATGCACCGCAAGGATCTTGTGCCGGGCGCAAGCATGACGGCGTTCATCGAATGCCTGAAACGCGCGGCGCATCAGGCGCCGTGA
- the cynS gene encoding cyanase has product MIQSQHSQTARHALAETIVLAKARKNLSFAQLTEGTGLSEAFVTAALLGQHALPADAARSVASKLGLDDDAVLLLQTIPLRGSIDDRVPTDPTIYRFYEMLQVYGTTLKALVHEKFGDGIISAINFRLDVKKVDDPEGGSRAVITLDGKYLPTKPF; this is encoded by the coding sequence ATGATCCAGTCCCAGCACAGCCAGACCGCCCGCCACGCGCTTGCGGAGACCATCGTTCTCGCGAAGGCGCGCAAGAACCTGTCGTTCGCGCAGCTCACCGAAGGCACGGGCTTGAGCGAAGCGTTCGTGACGGCCGCGTTGCTCGGCCAGCATGCGCTGCCGGCCGATGCGGCGCGCAGCGTTGCCAGCAAGCTCGGCCTCGACGACGACGCGGTGCTGCTGCTGCAGACGATCCCGCTGCGCGGCAGCATCGACGATCGCGTGCCGACCGATCCGACCATTTACCGCTTCTACGAGATGCTGCAGGTGTACGGCACGACGCTGAAGGCGCTCGTTCACGAGAAGTTCGGCGACGGCATCATCAGCGCGATCAATTTCCGGCTCGACGTGAAGAAGGTCGACGATCCCGAAGGCGGTTCGCGCGCGGTGATCACGCTCGACGGCAAGTACCTGCCGACCAAGCCGTTCTGA
- a CDS encoding amidohydrolase, with product MTTNGIDVDLDELVALRRDIHANPETAFDEHRTSELVAAKLRAWDIETHTGIGGTGVVGVVRGQRGAGRTIALRADMDALPMEEEGRPLHRSLRNGVFHGCGHDGHTAMLLGAACHFGKHRDFAGTIVLVFQPAEETGGGANAMLADGLEERFGYDEIYALHNAPHFEPGTFGVRDGAMLASCDEIVISIVGVGGHGSAPEKTKDPVMAAAQLICALQTVVSRTVEPNAAAVVSIGSIHAGSAPNVIPSHAALTGTLRTFDERVRTLAKARIRGICEGVALASECAISVDFANSSPATVNHREQAEAAAAAASDVFGTQNVLRDFVPLNGSEDFSEFLLRRPGAYALIGQGGVYCHHPEFDFNDDVLPLGVRYFVTLARARLARRQESSGGDCNDL from the coding sequence TTGACAACGAACGGTATCGACGTCGATCTCGACGAGCTCGTCGCATTGCGCCGCGACATCCACGCCAACCCCGAAACGGCGTTCGACGAGCATCGCACCAGCGAACTGGTCGCCGCGAAGCTGCGCGCGTGGGACATCGAAACACATACGGGGATCGGCGGAACGGGCGTTGTCGGCGTCGTGCGCGGGCAGCGCGGCGCGGGCCGCACGATCGCGCTGCGCGCCGACATGGACGCGCTGCCTATGGAAGAGGAGGGTCGGCCGCTGCACCGGTCGCTGCGCAACGGCGTGTTCCATGGCTGCGGGCATGACGGGCACACGGCGATGCTGCTGGGCGCGGCTTGCCACTTCGGCAAGCATCGCGATTTCGCCGGCACGATCGTGCTGGTGTTTCAGCCGGCCGAAGAGACGGGCGGCGGCGCGAATGCGATGCTCGCGGACGGCCTCGAGGAACGCTTCGGCTACGACGAGATCTACGCGCTGCACAACGCGCCCCATTTCGAGCCCGGCACGTTCGGCGTGCGCGACGGTGCGATGCTGGCGTCGTGCGACGAGATCGTGATCTCGATCGTGGGCGTCGGCGGCCACGGGTCGGCGCCGGAGAAGACCAAGGACCCGGTGATGGCCGCCGCGCAGCTGATCTGCGCGTTGCAGACCGTCGTGAGCCGCACGGTCGAGCCGAATGCCGCGGCCGTGGTGAGCATCGGCAGCATCCATGCGGGCAGCGCGCCGAACGTGATCCCCAGTCACGCGGCGTTGACCGGCACGCTGCGCACGTTCGACGAGCGCGTGCGTACGCTGGCGAAGGCGCGGATTCGCGGCATCTGCGAGGGCGTCGCGCTGGCGAGCGAGTGCGCGATCTCGGTCGACTTCGCGAACAGCTCGCCGGCGACGGTCAATCATCGCGAGCAGGCGGAGGCGGCCGCCGCGGCCGCCTCCGACGTGTTCGGCACGCAGAACGTGCTGCGCGATTTCGTGCCGCTCAACGGCTCGGAGGATTTCTCCGAATTCCTGCTGCGCCGGCCGGGCGCGTACGCATTGATCGGGCAGGGCGGCGTGTACTGCCACCACCCCGAGTTCGATTTCAACGACGACGTGCTGCCGCTCGGCGTGCGCTATTTCGTGACGCTTGCGCGTGCGCGGCTTGCGCGTCGGCAGGAAAGTTCGGGAGGCGATTGCAATGACCTGTGA
- a CDS encoding ABC transporter permease subunit, which produces MIKPSKPLSTGVLAFGFLFLYIPIISLIVYSFNESKLVTVWSGFSLKWYAALLEDDELLTAAWLSLKIGLLTATASVVIGTWAGFVLARFGRFKGFTLYTGMINAPLVIPEVIQGISLLLLFVALEQMFGWPKGRGMVTIWIGHVMLCVSYVAIIVQSRVKEMNKSLEEAALDLGATPLKVFFVVTLPLISQALLSGWLLSFTLSIDDLVLSAFLSGPGSTTLPLVVFSRVRLGLNPEMNALATLFITAVTIGVIVVNRMMIARERRRMADLKAAFAMA; this is translated from the coding sequence ATGATCAAGCCGAGCAAACCGCTGTCGACGGGCGTCCTCGCCTTCGGCTTCCTGTTCCTGTACATCCCGATCATCAGCCTGATCGTGTACTCGTTCAACGAGTCGAAGCTGGTGACGGTGTGGTCGGGCTTCTCGCTGAAGTGGTACGCGGCGCTGCTGGAGGACGACGAGCTGCTGACGGCCGCGTGGCTGTCGCTGAAGATCGGCCTGCTGACGGCGACCGCGTCGGTCGTGATCGGCACGTGGGCGGGCTTCGTGCTCGCGCGCTTCGGCCGCTTCAAGGGCTTCACGCTGTACACGGGGATGATCAACGCGCCGCTGGTGATTCCGGAAGTGATCCAGGGCATCTCGCTCTTGCTGCTGTTCGTGGCGCTGGAGCAGATGTTCGGCTGGCCGAAGGGTCGCGGGATGGTGACGATCTGGATCGGTCACGTGATGTTGTGCGTGTCGTACGTGGCGATCATCGTGCAGTCGCGCGTGAAGGAGATGAACAAGTCGCTGGAGGAGGCCGCGCTGGATCTGGGCGCGACGCCGCTGAAGGTGTTCTTCGTGGTGACGCTGCCGTTGATCTCGCAGGCGCTGCTGTCGGGGTGGCTGCTGTCGTTCACGCTGTCGATCGACGACCTGGTGCTGTCGGCGTTCCTGTCGGGGCCGGGGTCGACGACGCTGCCGCTGGTGGTGTTCTCGCGCGTGCGGCTGGGGCTGAACCCTGAGATGAACGCCCTGGCGACGCTGTTCATCACGGCCGTGACGATCGGCGTGATCGTCGTGAACCGGATGATGATCGCGCGCGAGCGGCGCCGGATGGCCGACCTGAAGGCGGCGTTTGCGATGGCGTGA
- a CDS encoding nucleoside deaminase: MDFVKRTIDLAMKNVEEGGRPFATVIVRDGEIVAESPNLVAQTSDPTAHAEILAVRDACRKLGTEHLTDCEIYILASPCPMCLGSLYYCSPKRVVYITTREDYAPFYRDDRKYFELDTFYAEYAKPIEERRLPMVQHKHADAIAVYRRWKELNAK; the protein is encoded by the coding sequence ATGGATTTTGTGAAACGCACGATCGATCTTGCGATGAAGAACGTGGAAGAGGGCGGCCGCCCGTTCGCGACTGTGATCGTCCGCGACGGCGAGATCGTCGCGGAAAGCCCGAACCTCGTCGCACAGACCAGCGACCCGACCGCGCATGCGGAGATCCTCGCGGTGCGCGACGCGTGCCGCAAGCTCGGCACCGAGCACCTGACCGATTGCGAGATCTACATTCTCGCGAGCCCGTGCCCGATGTGCCTCGGCTCGCTGTACTACTGCAGCCCGAAACGCGTCGTCTACATCACGACGCGCGAGGACTACGCGCCGTTCTACCGCGACGACCGCAAGTATTTCGAGCTCGACACGTTCTATGCCGAATATGCGAAACCGATCGAGGAACGCCGGCTGCCGATGGTGCAGCACAAGCACGCCGACGCGATCGCCGTCTACCGGCGCTGGAAGGAACTGAACGCGAAGTGA
- a CDS encoding porin: MNKTIVAAAALGMFGTAAHAQSSVTLYGLIDAGITYSNKVATAAGHDKLVKYGDGVASGSRWGIRGTEDLGGGLKALFVLENGFSSGDGTIGQGGALFGRQAFVGLSKNGIGSLTFGRQYSFSTDYIGANYTMGSQTPAGNYAYHINDLDQLTSSRINNAVKFQSANFAGLTFGAMYGFSNSTQFAGTPTTTGANGSQGSSSAYSFGANYAQGPFGIGAAYTNIRFPNGATPAFGVSIANINTQGLRDLETVGVGARYAIAAALVWANWTHTKFTPLSGESSKLNNYEIGGRYAFTPALSGGLGYTFSKLDGRFDGKWHQVNAALDYALSKRTDVYVSAAYQKASGSNTINGRVVPVQAEIGSSGSFIGNAGANTQLVTRIGLRHKF; encoded by the coding sequence ATGAATAAGACCATCGTGGCCGCGGCCGCACTCGGGATGTTCGGCACCGCCGCGCACGCGCAAAGCAGCGTCACGCTCTACGGGCTGATCGATGCGGGTATCACGTATTCGAACAAGGTCGCGACAGCGGCCGGGCACGACAAGCTCGTCAAGTACGGCGACGGCGTGGCGTCGGGCAGCCGCTGGGGCATCCGCGGCACCGAGGATCTCGGCGGCGGGCTGAAGGCGCTGTTCGTGCTGGAGAACGGCTTCAGCAGCGGCGACGGCACGATCGGCCAGGGTGGCGCGCTGTTCGGCCGGCAGGCATTCGTCGGCCTGTCGAAGAACGGGATCGGCTCGCTGACGTTCGGCCGCCAGTACTCGTTCTCGACCGACTACATCGGCGCGAACTACACGATGGGCAGCCAGACGCCGGCCGGCAACTACGCGTATCACATCAACGATCTCGACCAGCTGACGTCGAGTCGCATCAACAACGCGGTGAAGTTCCAGAGCGCGAACTTCGCGGGTCTGACGTTCGGCGCGATGTACGGCTTCTCGAATTCGACGCAGTTTGCCGGCACGCCGACCACGACCGGCGCGAACGGTTCGCAAGGCTCGTCGAGTGCGTACAGCTTCGGTGCGAACTACGCGCAAGGGCCGTTCGGCATCGGCGCCGCGTACACGAACATCCGCTTCCCGAACGGCGCGACGCCCGCGTTCGGCGTGAGCATCGCGAACATCAACACGCAGGGGCTGCGCGATCTCGAGACGGTCGGCGTCGGCGCGCGCTACGCAATCGCGGCGGCGCTCGTATGGGCGAACTGGACGCATACGAAGTTCACGCCGTTGTCGGGCGAATCATCGAAGCTGAACAACTACGAAATCGGCGGCCGTTATGCGTTCACGCCGGCCCTGAGCGGCGGCCTCGGCTATACGTTCTCGAAGCTCGACGGCCGCTTCGACGGCAAGTGGCACCAGGTCAACGCCGCGCTCGACTATGCGCTGTCGAAGCGCACCGACGTGTACGTGAGCGCGGCCTACCAGAAGGCGTCGGGCAGCAACACGATCAATGGCCGCGTGGTGCCGGTGCAGGCCGAGATCGGTTCGTCGGGGTCGTTCATCGGCAACGCGGGTGCGAACACGCAGCTCGTCACGCGGATCGGCCTGCGTCACAAGTTCTGA
- a CDS encoding LysR family transcriptional regulator has translation MKIDTLGVQAFVAIADGGSFRQAADTLHVTQTAITQRLRKLESYLGVALVERTTRRTTLTEIGRRFLPQARRLLNELSDALTEIRETGLSQRGDVTIACVPTVGVQYLPRILRAFSAHRPHDRVKILDHASASVLQAVLHREAEFGIGIAGDQHPELVNVPLTSDPYVLVCRDDHPLAKRRRIRWAALQPHPLIFAGEVSGNRGLLDGALKTSGVSLHSFYEVQRSSTALGLVAEGLGAAVVPKLAIQKNAYPMIRTIELVEPSVSRTLVLVTRKSAQLSPAARALYDMIVERAAPAR, from the coding sequence ATGAAGATCGATACGCTCGGTGTCCAGGCTTTCGTCGCAATCGCCGACGGCGGCAGCTTCCGGCAGGCGGCCGATACGCTGCACGTCACGCAGACGGCCATCACGCAGCGGCTGCGCAAGCTCGAATCCTATCTCGGCGTCGCGCTGGTTGAGCGCACGACACGCCGCACCACGCTGACCGAGATCGGCCGGCGCTTCCTGCCACAAGCACGCCGGCTGCTGAACGAATTGTCCGACGCGCTGACCGAAATCCGCGAGACGGGCCTGAGCCAGCGCGGCGACGTCACGATTGCGTGCGTGCCGACGGTCGGCGTGCAATACCTGCCCCGCATCCTGCGCGCATTCTCCGCGCACCGGCCGCACGATCGCGTGAAGATCCTCGATCACGCGTCGGCGTCGGTACTGCAGGCCGTGCTGCATCGCGAGGCCGAGTTCGGCATCGGCATCGCCGGCGACCAGCATCCCGAACTGGTCAACGTCCCGCTGACGAGCGATCCCTACGTGCTGGTGTGCCGCGACGATCATCCGCTCGCGAAACGGCGGCGCATTCGCTGGGCCGCGCTGCAGCCGCATCCGCTGATCTTCGCGGGCGAAGTGAGCGGCAATCGCGGGCTGCTCGACGGCGCGCTGAAGACGAGCGGCGTGTCGCTGCATTCGTTCTACGAGGTGCAGCGCAGCTCCACGGCGCTCGGGCTCGTTGCGGAAGGACTCGGCGCGGCCGTCGTGCCGAAGCTCGCGATCCAGAAGAACGCGTATCCGATGATCCGCACGATCGAGCTCGTCGAGCCGTCGGTGTCGCGCACGCTCGTCCTCGTCACGCGTAAAAGCGCACAACTGTCGCCGGCCGCGCGTGCGCTTTACGACATGATCGTCGAGCGGGCGGCGCCGGCGCGGTAA
- a CDS encoding ABC transporter ATP-binding protein: protein MHRPTTDMIKPNDAFVRIENVVKKFGDSTAVDNVNLTIAKNELFALLGSSGCGKSTLLRMLAGLETATSGKIFVDGEDLASLPPYRRPVNMMFQSYALFPHMTVESNVAFGLKQEGTPKNEIKERVADALALVQMSKYAQRKPHQLSGGQQQRVALARSLVKRPKLLLLDEPMSALDKKIRQKTQLELVNIIEKVDVTCVMVTHDQEEAMTMASRLAVMSEGKIVQIGAPGEVYEFPNSRFSAEFIGSTNLFEGRVVEDEPDHIFVESDDLEARMYVSHGITGPLGMPVGISVRPERIHVSREKPGSKHNWARGVVTDIAYMGSYSLYHVRLPSGKTVVSNLSSSHLMSDNAPAWNDDVFVSWSPASGVVLTQ from the coding sequence ATGCATCGACCGACGACGGATATGATCAAGCCGAACGACGCATTCGTGCGCATCGAAAACGTCGTGAAGAAATTCGGCGACAGCACGGCCGTCGACAACGTGAACCTGACGATCGCGAAGAACGAGCTGTTCGCGCTGCTCGGCAGCTCCGGCTGCGGCAAGTCCACGTTGCTGCGCATGCTCGCCGGGCTGGAAACGGCGACCTCCGGCAAGATCTTCGTCGACGGCGAGGACCTCGCGTCGCTGCCGCCGTACCGCCGCCCGGTGAACATGATGTTCCAGTCGTACGCGCTGTTCCCGCACATGACGGTCGAATCGAACGTCGCATTCGGCCTGAAGCAGGAAGGCACGCCGAAGAACGAGATCAAGGAGCGCGTGGCCGATGCGCTCGCGCTCGTGCAGATGAGCAAGTACGCGCAGCGCAAGCCGCATCAGCTCTCCGGCGGCCAGCAGCAGCGCGTCGCGCTGGCCCGCTCGCTGGTCAAGCGCCCGAAGCTCCTGCTGCTCGACGAGCCGATGTCCGCGCTCGACAAGAAGATCCGCCAGAAAACCCAGCTCGAACTCGTGAACATCATCGAGAAGGTCGACGTGACCTGCGTGATGGTCACGCACGACCAGGAAGAGGCGATGACGATGGCCAGCCGCCTCGCGGTGATGAGCGAAGGCAAGATCGTGCAGATCGGCGCGCCGGGTGAAGTCTACGAATTCCCGAACAGCCGCTTCTCGGCCGAATTCATCGGCTCGACCAACCTGTTCGAAGGCCGCGTCGTCGAGGACGAACCCGATCACATCTTCGTCGAGAGCGACGACCTCGAAGCGCGCATGTACGTGAGCCACGGCATCACCGGGCCGCTCGGGATGCCGGTCGGCATCTCGGTGCGCCCGGAACGCATCCACGTGTCGCGCGAGAAGCCGGGCTCGAAGCACAACTGGGCGCGCGGCGTCGTGACCGACATCGCGTACATGGGCAGCTACTCGCTGTACCACGTGCGCCTGCCGAGCGGCAAGACGGTGGTGTCGAACCTGTCGAGCTCGCACCTGATGAGCGACAACGCGCCGGCGTGGAACGACGACGTGTTCGTGTCGTGGTCGCCGGCCAGCGGCGTCGTGCTGACGCAATGA
- a CDS encoding M24 family metallopeptidase, whose protein sequence is MNSTQREAVGEAFSLDAMQHARTMTWQAVDAIADGIRPGMRESEANALGLSVLKALGMDRIWHPVLVRFGENTLRTFKARSVADPVLADDDIFFIDLGAVWAKHEGDAGATFVSGDDPDMHACAHAARVIYDEVEHHWRTTGCAGIALYEFAAQRADAHGFRLNVDIKGHRVSDFPHAIYKAGNLGDFDAAPAAGLWILEIQIAHPTRPFGAFYEDLLV, encoded by the coding sequence TTGAACTCGACGCAACGCGAAGCCGTCGGCGAAGCCTTTTCTCTCGACGCGATGCAGCACGCAAGAACCATGACCTGGCAGGCCGTCGACGCCATTGCCGACGGCATTCGGCCGGGCATGCGGGAATCGGAGGCCAACGCACTCGGGCTGAGCGTGCTGAAAGCGCTCGGGATGGACCGGATCTGGCATCCGGTGCTCGTCCGCTTCGGGGAAAACACGCTGCGCACGTTCAAGGCGCGCTCGGTGGCGGACCCGGTGCTCGCCGACGACGACATCTTCTTCATCGACCTGGGCGCGGTGTGGGCGAAGCATGAGGGCGACGCGGGCGCGACGTTCGTGTCCGGCGACGACCCCGACATGCATGCGTGTGCGCACGCGGCGCGCGTGATCTACGACGAAGTCGAGCATCACTGGCGCACCACTGGCTGCGCGGGCATCGCGCTGTACGAATTCGCCGCGCAACGCGCCGACGCACACGGCTTCCGGTTGAACGTCGACATCAAGGGCCATCGCGTCAGCGATTTCCCGCACGCGATCTACAAGGCCGGCAATCTCGGCGATTTCGATGCCGCGCCAGCCGCCGGCTTGTGGATCCTCGAAATCCAGATCGCGCACCCGACGCGGCCGTTCGGCGCATTCTACGAAGACTTGCTCGTGTAG